From Panicum hallii strain FIL2 chromosome 2, PHallii_v3.1, whole genome shotgun sequence, a single genomic window includes:
- the LOC112883585 gene encoding TORTIFOLIA1-like protein 2 yields MMKSSAVTSKGKAVFELKHRLVQAVNKIADRDTYQIGLDELEKMADTLAPDMIAPFLSCVVDTDAEQKSAVRKECIKVIGTLARLHGNLLAPHMAKMVSSVVKRLKDTDSVVRDACVDTCGTLAMCARSYGDGGAALVALVRPLFESLGEQNRYVQAGSALCLAKVIDESNYFPGPVLPQMLVRVVKLLKNPHFMAKPAAIELIRSIIQAEGASTEQVLSSALTSIMDALKSSDWNTRKAASLALSSIAVSSGYLVASFRTSCLRSLERSKFDKVKPVRDAIIHAIQLWKAIPGSHTPEPSEAGSSTKENFFGDRHDARSIHDGGSRDTSFRRTDHGPSVSVISGSSINSAKRRSPLSINKIALNNAAKVHHLKSGDWRVEVSVPKQNMMPLADIDEKGCSKVCILKDAKRNTYEIVDEDSKFDYDIEDDKQECSSVSEVASRSCETKHVTTAQECVEDCESTQVTERCPRGRESKSIDSTVTDVTAHGTHSCCLNAMNELALIRKQLQEMERKQANLFDLLQEFMSNSVENTSVLNLKVHNLENAVDKTVYTITQSESRYHLPGSKFFKNQSVSSSPRLSTSTSRSSVDANYKPPPISHLKHEKKWMHDLPSKGSNMCTKEGAEFPKDHSRSRFRKPGPVSSESNLGRYGPSSVRSQASMVKGTLPVSFTSSCEQPEMQNALCASNQSGEFQGTGDMEPAYMEALNCGDYDELIDLMDRTGPVLEKLSCETANELLRVIVGQFLNKKFFDLALPWLQQLADLSTIYKPSQLFASVRAQKEFLSALEEAATSGSTEPAIRIAIAQLAFKLTKAFEVSPCRKISARVCRGNETIMATAM; encoded by the exons ATGATGAAGTCCAGTGCGGTTACTTCGAAAGGCAAGGCCGTATTTGAGCTGAAGCACAGGCTAGTCCAAGCTGTTAACAAGATTGCTGACAGAGACACTTACCAGATTGGATTAGATGAGCTTGAGAAGATGGCGGATACCCTGGCCCCTGATATGATCGCCCCCTTCTTGTCATGTGTGGTTGACACTGATGCTGAGCAGAAGAGTGCAGTGCGGAAGGAGTGCATCAAGGTGATTGGCACACTGGCACGCTTGCATGGGAACCTACTGGCACCACACATGGCGAAAATGGTGTCCAGTGTAGTTAAGCGCCTGAAAGACACCGACTCAGTTGTGAGAGATGCATGTGTTGACACTTGTGGTACCCTTGCAATGTGCGCTAGAAGTTATGGGGATGGTGGTGCAGCACTGGTGGCATTGGTGCGCCCCCTGTTTGAATCATTGGGTGAACAAAATAGATATGTTCAGGCTGGGTCAGCATTGTGCTTGGCGAAGGTTATAGATGAGAGCAATTACTTCCCTGGACCTGTTCTCCCACAGATGCTTGTCCGTGTTGTTAAGCTGCTCAAGAATCCTCATTTCATGGCAAAGCCTGCTGCAATTGAATTGATAAGAAGCATTATTCAG GCTGAAGGTGCTTCTACGGAGCAGGTGTTATCATCAGCTCTAACAAGTATTATGGATGCACTGAAGAGTAGTGACTGGAATACAAGGAAGGCTGCCTCTCTAGCTCTTTCAAGTATTGCTGTCAGTTCTGGTTATTTGGTTGCCTCTTTCAGAACTTCCTGCCTTCGCTCCCTTGAGCGTAGTAAATTTGATAAG GTAAAACCAGTACGTGATGCCATTATACATGCAATTCAGCTGTGGAAAGCTATTCCAGGGTCTCATACTCCTGAACCATCGGAAGCTGGATCATCAACAAAAG AGAACTTCTTTGGTGACCGTCATGATGCCAGAAGTATACATGATGGTGGATCAAGAGATACTTCTTTTAGGAGAACAGATCATGGGCCTTCTGTATCTGTTATCAGTGGCAGTTCTATCAATTCAGCAAAGCGGAGATCTCCTTTGTCCATCAACAAAATAGCCCTAAACAATGCTGCAAAAGTGCATCACTTGAAGTCTGGTGATTGGCGTGTTGAGGTGTCAGTTCCAAAGCAGAATATGATGCCATTGGCTGATATTGATGAGAAGGGGTGCAGTAAAGTCTGCATCCTAAAAGATGCAAAGAGAAACACATATGAAATCGTTGATGAAGACAGTAAGTTTGACTATGACATTGAGGATGATAAACAAGAATGTTCCTCTGTGTCAGAAGTAGCCAGCAGGAGTTGTGAGACAAAGCATGTCACTACTGCTCAGGAATGTGTTGAAGATTGTGAATCCACACAGGTTACTGAACGATGTCCTAGGGGTCGAGAGAGTAAGAGCATAGATTCAACAGTTACAGATGTTACTGCACATGGCACACATAGTTGCTGTCTGAATGCCATGAATGAATTGGCACTTATTAGGAAGCAACTTCAAGAGATGGAAAGGAAGCAAGCAAATCTTTTTGACTTGTTGCAG GAATTCATGTCCAACTCTGTGGAGAACACGTCAGTGCTAAATTTGAAGGTGCACAATTTGGAGAATGCTGTAGACAAAACTGTGTATACAATCACTCAGAGTGAAAGCCGGTATCATCTTCCCGGTTCCAAGTTTTTTAAGAACCAAAGCGTTTCTTCTTCACCCAGGCTTTCTACTTCTACATCTAGATCATCTGTGGATGCTAACTACAAGCCACCACCAATTTCACACTTGAAACATGAGAAGAAGTGGATGCATGATCTACCATCTAAGGGCTCAAACATGTGCACTAAAGAGGGAGCTGAATTTCCGAAGGATCATTCTCGCAGCAGATTTAGGAAGCCTGGGCCTGTGAGCTCAGAGAGTAACCTGGGAAGATACGGCCCAAGCTCAGTGAGAAGTCAAGCATCCATGGTTAAAGGGACTTTGCCAGTTTCATTTACCAGTTCCTGTGAACAACCTGAAATGCAAAATGCATTGTGTGCCTCTAATCAGTCTGGTGAGTTTCAAGGTACTGGCGACATGGAGCCTGCATACATGGAAGCCCTAAACTGTGGTGATTATGATGAGCTGATTGACCTAATGGATAGAACTGGACCAGTTCTTGAGAAGTTGTCCTGTGAGACAGCAAATGAACTTCTAAGGGTTATCGTTGGCCAATTTCTTAATAAAAAGTTTTTTGACTTGGCGCTGCCTTGGCTGCAACAG TTAGCAGATTTAAGCACGATTTATAAGCCAAGTCAACTTTTTGCATCTGTGAGAGCACAAAAGGAGTTTCTTTCTGCATTGGAGGAAGCTGCAACAAGTGGATCTACAGAACCAGCCATTAGGATTGCCATTGCACAACTTGCATTTAAACTGACCAAAGCTTTTGAGGTTAGCCCGTGCAG GAAAATTTCAGCTAGAGTGTGCAGAGGAAATGAAACTATCATGGCCACTGCGATGTGA
- the LOC112881592 gene encoding transcription termination factor MTERF2, chloroplastic, giving the protein MATAAATLPLLHPPVPKPATLQLHALPPRTRLHPKTHPHPLPLLFLLPRRRRGGPIAASPTATPSSTSASSSPSYDAREAEAAVAELLRESGASPADAAAIAARAPAYAAMLADGVRELDELGLWASWSSGAGARVGRGGAVEMDMGSLGFRRKVYLMGRSRRDHGVVPLLESVGVRLSSAKLIAPYVAAAGLPVLIDRVKFLKEILFSSSDYATIIGRNAKRMMTHLSIPADDALQSTLSFFEKMEARYGGVSMLGHGDMSFPYLIESFPMLLLCSEDNHLNPLIDFLEYIGIPKPRTSSVLLLFPPIILSDIENDIKPRIHEWEKAGIEQEYIGRMLLKYPWILSTGVIENYRRILSFFNRKKISGTVLGIAAKSWPHILGCSTKRMNSILELFDDLGISKKMVVPVITSSPQLLLRRPNEFLQIVFFFSEMGFDKETVGKILCRSPEIFASNVESTLKKKIDFLVDFGVSKHHLPRIIRKYPEILLLDINHTLLPRMNYLLEVGLSKKDVRSMIFRFSPLLGYSIELVMKPKLEFLLRSMKKPLKAVVEYPRYFSYSLEGKIKPRFRVLQSKNIEYSLTDMLAKNDELFAEEYLGTGVLQKPLP; this is encoded by the exons ATGGCCACCGCCGCGGCAACTCTCCCGCTCCTCCATCCTCCAGTCCCCAAACCTGCAACCCTACAACTGCACGCTCTCCCACCTCGCACCCGCCTCCACCCCAAAACGCACCCTCaccctctccccctcctcttcctcctcccgcgccgccgccgcggcgggcccATCGCCGCCTCGCCCACGGCCACGCCCTCGTCCACgtccgcctcctcctcgccctcctaCGATGCCCGCGAGGCGGAGGCCGCCGTCGCGGAGCTCCTCCGCGAGAGCGGCGCCTCCCcggccgacgccgccgccatcgccgcgcgcgcgccggccTACGCCGCCATGCTCGCCGACGGCGTCCGCGAGCTGGACGAGCTCGGCCTCTGGGCGTCGTGGAGCTCCGGTGCCGGGGCCCGGGTGGGCCGCGGCGGGGCCGTCGAGATGGACATGGGGAGCCTCGGGTTCCGGAGGAAGGTGTACCTCATGGGACGGAGCAGGCGTGACCACGGCGTGGTGCCGCTCCTTGAGAGCGTCGGGGTGCGGCTCTCCTCCGCCAAGCTCATCGCGCCGTATGTTGCGGCCGCTGGCCTCCCTGTGCTGATTGATCGG gttaagtttttgaagGAAATATTATTTTCAAGCAGTGATTATGCAACAATAATTGGAAGGAATGCTAAGCGCATGATGACACACTTATCAATACCTGCAGATGATGCACTTCAAAGTACTTTATCATTTTTTGAAAAA ATGGAGGCTAGGTATGGTGGTGTTAGCATGTTGGGACATGGAGATATGTCATTTCCTTATCTCATCGAATCATTTCCAATGCTGCTTCTCTGCTCTGAGGATAATCATCTAAATCCATTGATTGATTTTCTTGAGTACATTGGAATTCCAAAACCAAGGACTTCATCAGTTCTGCTGTTATTTCCTCCTATCATTCTTTCTGACATTGAAAATGATATCAAGCCGAGGATTCATGAATGGGAGAAG GCTGGCATTGAACAAGAATATATTGGGAGGATGTTGCTGAAGTATCCATGGATCCTTTCAACAGGTGTGATAGAGAACTACAGGCGGATTCTTTCATTCTTCAACCGAAAAAAG ATTTCTGGTACAGTCCTTGGTATTGCTGCGAAAAGTTGGCCTCATATTCTTGGCTGCTCTACAAAAAGAATGAATTCAATTCTGGAGTTGTTTGATGATCTGGGCATCAGTAAGAAAATGGTTGTTCCAGTTATTACATCTAGTCCACAGTTGTTGCTGAGAAGACCTAACGAGTTTCTGCAG ATTGTTTTCTTTTTCAGCGAAATGGGTTTTGATAAGGAAACAGTGGGAAAGATTTTGTGTCGTTCTCCCGAAATATTTGCTTCAAACGTGGAAAGTACCCTCAAGAAGAAAATTGACTTTCTTGTTGACTTTGGTGTTTCCAAACATCATCTTCCTCGCATCATAAGGAAGTATCCAGAGATTTTATTGTTGGACATAAATCATACTCTGCTTCCCAG AATGAACTACCTATTGGAGGTGGGTTTGTCTAAGAAAGACGTGCGTTCAATGATCTTTAGATTTTCCCCACTTCTGGGTTACAGTATCGAGCTTGTTATGAAACCAAAGCTTGAGTTTCTGTTAAGGAGCATGAAGAAACCACTTAAAGCAGTTGTAGAATATCCTAGGTACTTCAGTTATTCACTAGAAGGGAAGATAAAGCCGCGGTTTCGGGTACTACAGAGTAAAAACATAGAGTACAGTTTGACAGACATGCTTGCAAAGAATGATGAACTTTTTGCTGAAGAGTACTTGGGAACAGGAGTACTTCAGAAACCTCTACCATGA
- the LOC112881593 gene encoding glutathione S-transferase T3-like isoform X2, whose translation MAGDSTFTSLLNETLGNNGQEWNGLGSPPEEQQDTPFYTTPSTQGSKKARNKNFCESEDIVLVRAWLGTSTDAIPCTNQKKSAFWTGVHNFYHSEKEIIVHRSSNSLSHRWSTIQESVNKFCGCFTAIEGRNQSGKTFENKLMDACVLYKEEDKEKKSFQLLHCWNILRHEPKWHQKMSQMAEIKCSQKKNKAPDDSILDLTGNENDDLPNASNNDIATPEGDAPKRPMGRKKAKQLLRRGGGDACIEALDQMWEKKKKADAEKEAKRKKLIRCSQILSFKNFNNSYDKPSHTLDSCTFSNTNVLICAIRCYSIT comes from the exons ATGGCTGGAGACAGCACGTTTACGAGCTTGTTGAATGAGACTCTGGGCAACAATGGACAGGAGTGGAATGGTTTAGGCAGCCCTCCTGAGGAGCAGCAGGACACACCCTTTTACACAACTCCCAGCACCCAAGGAAGCAAGAAAGCAAGAAACAAGAATTTTTGTGAGTCTGAAGATATAGTACTTGTCAGGGCTTGGTTGGGCACAAGTACTGATGCAATTCCATGCACAAATCAGAAAAAAAGTGCTTTTTGGACTGGGGTTCATAATTTCTACCATTCGGAGAAGGAAATCATAGTACATCGTAGCTCAAATTCTCTATCTCATCGTTGGAGCACTATTCAAGAGTCTGTCAATAAGTTTTGTGGATGTTTTACTGCCATTGAGGGCAGAAATCAAAGTGGGAAGACTTTTGAAAACAAG CTTATGGATGCATGCGTCTTATACAAGGAAGAAGATAAAGAAAAGAAGTCTTTCCAGCTCTTGCACTGCTGGAATATTTTACGCCATGAACCAAAGTGGCATCAGAAGATGAGTCAAATGGCAGAAATTAAATGTTCTCAAAAGAAAAACAAGGCTCCTGATGATTCAATATTGGATTTAACTGGAAACGAAAATGATGATTTGCCCAATGCTAGTAACAATGATATTGCAACTCCAGAAGGTGATGCACCTAAGCGGCCAATGGGTAGGAAGAAGGCTAAACAACTTTTACGTCGAGGTGGGGGTGATGCATGCATTGAAGCATTGGATCAAATGtgggaaaaaaagaagaaggccGATGCAGAGAAAGAAGCGAAGAGAAAGAAGCTGATTAGGTGCTCTCAAATACTCAGCTTCAAAAATTTCAACAACAGCTATGACAAGCCTTCTCATACTCTCGATAGCTGTACTTTCTCCAATACAAACGTACTCATCTGTGCTATCCGCTGCTATTCCATTACATAG
- the LOC112881593 gene encoding uncharacterized protein LOC112881593 isoform X1, with protein sequence MPLLLLTSHEVEDHTRSHQTPGMNQMMTTWQQPTLWVDAIPICQYQLPMTCLINCLARFVKPKSVAWVHGAFWTVVATPQSQAYIGRITSQNVATTLFEALVRMAGDSTFTSLLNETLGNNGQEWNGLGSPPEEQQDTPFYTTPSTQGSKKARNKNFCESEDIVLVRAWLGTSTDAIPCTNQKKSAFWTGVHNFYHSEKEIIVHRSSNSLSHRWSTIQESVNKFCGCFTAIEGRNQSGKTFENKLMDACVLYKEEDKEKKSFQLLHCWNILRHEPKWHQKMSQMAEIKCSQKKNKAPDDSILDLTGNENDDLPNASNNDIATPEGDAPKRPMGRKKAKQLLRRGGGDACIEALDQMWEKKKKADAEKEAKRKKLIRCSQILSFKNFNNSYDKPSHTLDSCTFSNTNVLICAIRCYSIT encoded by the exons ATGCCTCTGCTGCTCCTCACGAGTCACGAAGTGGAGGACCATACTCGATCTCACCAGACACCAGGTATGAATCAGATGATGACAACCTGGCAGCAGCCAACTCTATGGGTGGATGCGATCCCTATCTGCCAGTACCAG TTGCCAATGACATGTTTGATCAATTGCCTGGCTAGATTCGTGAAGCCAAAATCTGTTGCCTGGGTGCATGGTGCCTTCTGGACAGTTGTCGCGACACCACA GAGCCAAGCATACATTGGGAGAATAACATCTCAAAATGTAGCAACGACACTTTTTGAG GCACTTGTGAGAATGGCTGGAGACAGCACGTTTACGAGCTTGTTGAATGAGACTCTGGGCAACAATGGACAGGAGTGGAATGGTTTAGGCAGCCCTCCTGAGGAGCAGCAGGACACACCCTTTTACACAACTCCCAGCACCCAAGGAAGCAAGAAAGCAAGAAACAAGAATTTTTGTGAGTCTGAAGATATAGTACTTGTCAGGGCTTGGTTGGGCACAAGTACTGATGCAATTCCATGCACAAATCAGAAAAAAAGTGCTTTTTGGACTGGGGTTCATAATTTCTACCATTCGGAGAAGGAAATCATAGTACATCGTAGCTCAAATTCTCTATCTCATCGTTGGAGCACTATTCAAGAGTCTGTCAATAAGTTTTGTGGATGTTTTACTGCCATTGAGGGCAGAAATCAAAGTGGGAAGACTTTTGAAAACAAG CTTATGGATGCATGCGTCTTATACAAGGAAGAAGATAAAGAAAAGAAGTCTTTCCAGCTCTTGCACTGCTGGAATATTTTACGCCATGAACCAAAGTGGCATCAGAAGATGAGTCAAATGGCAGAAATTAAATGTTCTCAAAAGAAAAACAAGGCTCCTGATGATTCAATATTGGATTTAACTGGAAACGAAAATGATGATTTGCCCAATGCTAGTAACAATGATATTGCAACTCCAGAAGGTGATGCACCTAAGCGGCCAATGGGTAGGAAGAAGGCTAAACAACTTTTACGTCGAGGTGGGGGTGATGCATGCATTGAAGCATTGGATCAAATGtgggaaaaaaagaagaaggccGATGCAGAGAAAGAAGCGAAGAGAAAGAAGCTGATTAGGTGCTCTCAAATACTCAGCTTCAAAAATTTCAACAACAGCTATGACAAGCCTTCTCATACTCTCGATAGCTGTACTTTCTCCAATACAAACGTACTCATCTGTGCTATCCGCTGCTATTCCATTACATAG